Proteins from a single region of Actinomycetota bacterium:
- a CDS encoding SIS domain-containing protein, whose protein sequence is MPDLSTIQRWGQELARVLTHGGRVLVCGNGGSAAQAQHLTSELVGRYRDERRPFSALALHAESSSVTAITNDYGYDQVFARQVGAHGRPGDILIALSTSGRSPNVIRAVEGARRQGLVTWALTGMLPNPLAQLCHETVAVPTATVATVQEVHLVMLHLICAEVDIAVGAAEQAEDHLDLPEAAPTGALS, encoded by the coding sequence ATGCCCGACCTGTCGACGATCCAGCGCTGGGGGCAGGAACTCGCCCGGGTCCTGACCCACGGAGGGCGCGTGCTGGTGTGCGGGAACGGGGGCAGCGCAGCCCAAGCGCAGCACCTCACGTCAGAACTGGTCGGCCGCTACCGCGACGAGCGACGTCCTTTCAGCGCGTTGGCTCTGCACGCGGAGAGCTCCAGCGTCACGGCGATCACCAACGACTACGGCTACGACCAGGTCTTCGCGCGGCAGGTCGGCGCCCACGGCCGTCCCGGCGACATCCTGATCGCGTTGAGCACGTCCGGACGCAGCCCCAACGTCATCCGCGCGGTCGAAGGGGCGCGACGTCAGGGGTTGGTCACCTGGGCACTGACCGGCATGCTCCCCAACCCTCTGGCCCAGCTCTGTCACGAGACGGTCGCGGTGCCGACCGCGACCGTCGCCACCGTGCAAGAGGTCCACCTGGTGATGCTGCACCTGATCTGCGCTGAGGTGGACATCGCGGTAGGCGCGGCCGAGCAGGCCGAGGACCACCTGGATCTGCCGGAGGCCGCGCCGACCGGGGCCCTGTCGTGA
- a CDS encoding glycosyltransferase, which translates to MRIALVSNHASPMVVLGGVDAGGQNVHVAALSKALSARGAEVTVYTRRQDPGVPRRVPFRNGVTVEHVAAGPTHPISKDDQFPFMEQFAAQLERAWTRWRPDVVHANFWLSGYASVLGATPIGAPVVQTFHALGVVKRRHQGEMDTSPPERFPVERWLVANVDHVIATCTDEVFELRRLGGDIERVSIVPCGVNLRLFRPDGRVVARRDGWHRLVVVSRLVPRKGIDDVIRALATLPRTELLVAGGPRREHLDRDPEIARLRDVAADAGVRDRVVFLGRLERHDVPPLMRSADAVVSTPWYEPFGIVPVEAMACGVPVVATAVGGMIDTIRDGVTGLHVPPKDHEAIADAVRELLNDPGRRHTMGQAGVVRARMHYSWDRIAEATLGAYRAVADRDRRLAEEVSHG; encoded by the coding sequence GTGAGGATCGCGTTGGTGTCCAACCACGCCAGCCCGATGGTCGTCCTGGGCGGCGTCGACGCGGGCGGCCAGAACGTGCACGTCGCGGCGTTGTCCAAGGCGCTATCCGCCCGTGGGGCGGAGGTCACCGTCTACACCCGCCGGCAGGATCCCGGCGTCCCCCGACGGGTGCCCTTCCGCAACGGCGTGACCGTCGAGCACGTCGCCGCCGGCCCCACACACCCGATCTCCAAGGACGACCAGTTCCCGTTCATGGAGCAGTTCGCCGCACAGCTGGAACGGGCGTGGACGCGGTGGCGCCCCGACGTGGTGCACGCCAACTTCTGGCTGTCCGGGTACGCCTCGGTGCTGGGCGCCACACCGATCGGCGCTCCGGTCGTCCAGACGTTCCATGCCCTCGGCGTGGTCAAGCGCCGCCACCAAGGCGAGATGGACACCAGCCCGCCCGAACGCTTCCCGGTCGAGCGGTGGCTCGTCGCCAACGTCGACCACGTCATCGCCACCTGCACCGACGAGGTCTTCGAGCTCCGGCGCCTGGGCGGCGACATCGAGCGCGTCTCGATCGTGCCGTGCGGCGTCAACCTGCGCTTGTTCCGTCCGGACGGTCGTGTCGTGGCGCGGCGGGACGGTTGGCACCGGCTGGTCGTCGTCAGCCGTCTGGTGCCACGCAAGGGCATCGACGACGTGATCCGCGCGCTCGCGACACTGCCCCGCACCGAGCTGCTGGTGGCGGGGGGGCCGCGCCGTGAGCATCTCGACCGCGATCCGGAGATCGCCCGCCTCCGCGACGTCGCCGCCGACGCCGGCGTCCGCGACCGCGTCGTCTTCCTCGGCCGGCTGGAACGGCACGATGTCCCGCCACTGATGCGGTCCGCCGACGCGGTCGTGAGCACACCCTGGTATGAGCCGTTCGGGATCGTCCCGGTCGAGGCGATGGCCTGCGGGGTCCCCGTCGTCGCCACCGCGGTCGGTGGCATGATCGACACGATCCGCGACGGCGTGACCGGACTGCACGTGCCGCCGAAGGACCACGAGGCGATCGCGGACGCCGTGCGCGAACTGCTCAACGACCCCGGCCGGCGCCACACGATGGGCCAGGCGGGGGTGGTCCGGGCCCGCATGCACTACAGCTGGGATCGCATCGCCGAGGCCACGCTGGGCGCGTACCGAGCGGTCGCTGACCGTGACCGTCGCCTCGCCGAGGAGGTATCCCATGGCTGA
- a CDS encoding glycosyltransferase, translating into MNVLCWHVHGSYTTSLVQGDHRYLIPVLPDRGPDGLGRARTWQWPPNAVEVTPDDAADAAVDVVILQRPRELHGLAERWLGGRRPGRDVPAVYLEHSAPQGRINRMRHPAADRDDLVVVHVTHFNDLFWDCGSTPTTVVQHGIIDPGEHYIGELAHAGVAINEPLRRARVTGTDLLDRVRTAAPVDLFGIGVTGLDDPARDGLHALRSFEDLPQDRLHEELARRRVYVHPVRWTSLGLTLLEAMHLGMPVAALATTEVVEAVPPEAGVVTTRVDTLIDGVGRLITDPEEARRRGKAARDAALERYGLRRFLAGWDRVLEEVTR; encoded by the coding sequence GTGAACGTCCTGTGCTGGCACGTCCACGGCTCGTACACCACGTCGCTGGTCCAGGGCGACCACCGCTACCTCATCCCCGTCCTGCCCGACCGCGGGCCCGACGGGCTCGGCCGGGCGCGGACGTGGCAGTGGCCGCCCAACGCCGTCGAGGTGACGCCGGACGACGCCGCCGACGCCGCGGTCGACGTGGTCATCCTCCAACGCCCCCGGGAGCTACACGGCCTCGCGGAGCGCTGGCTCGGCGGTCGTCGCCCCGGCCGTGACGTCCCGGCGGTGTACCTGGAGCACAGCGCCCCGCAGGGGCGGATCAACCGGATGCGCCACCCTGCTGCGGATCGCGACGACCTCGTCGTCGTCCACGTCACCCACTTCAACGACCTGTTCTGGGACTGCGGATCGACGCCGACGACGGTCGTCCAGCACGGGATCATCGACCCGGGAGAGCACTACATCGGCGAGCTGGCCCACGCCGGCGTGGCGATCAACGAGCCGCTCCGTCGCGCCCGGGTCACCGGCACGGATCTCCTCGACCGTGTCCGCACGGCCGCGCCGGTCGACCTGTTCGGGATCGGCGTCACCGGACTCGACGACCCGGCCCGCGACGGGCTGCATGCGCTCCGTTCGTTCGAGGACCTCCCACAGGACCGCCTCCACGAGGAGCTCGCGCGCCGCCGCGTCTACGTTCACCCGGTGCGGTGGACCTCGCTCGGGCTGACGCTGCTCGAGGCGATGCACCTGGGGATGCCCGTGGCCGCGTTGGCCACCACCGAGGTCGTCGAGGCGGTGCCACCCGAAGCCGGGGTGGTCACGACACGGGTCGACACGCTGATCGACGGGGTCGGGCGCCTGATCACCGACCCCGAGGAAGCCCGCCGACGCGGCAAGGCCGCACGCGACGCAGCCCTCGAGCGCTACGGGTTGCGACGCTTCCTGGCGGGCTGGGATCGGGTCCTGGAGGAGGTGACGCGGTGA